The Chaetodon trifascialis isolate fChaTrf1 chromosome 16, fChaTrf1.hap1, whole genome shotgun sequence genome includes a region encoding these proteins:
- the aldh3a2b gene encoding aldehyde dehydrogenase family 3 member A2b, with translation MSREEQAVARARKAFETGRSKSLDYRILQLRNIQRFITERQKEISDAMRKDLHRSEVTTQIFETLGVEHEIDLITSKLKEWAAPRPVEKNVMTMMDTVYIQPEPLGVVLIIGAWNYPWALTLQPLLGAIAAGNAAVIKPSEVSVHTAKVMEDLLPLYIDKELYPVVNGGVPETQELLRHRFDHIFYTGSTMVGKVIMEAAAKHLTPVTLELGGKSPCYIDKNCDLSTACRRIAWGKYSNCGQICISPDYVLCEPSIQNQVIAEVKKAIKDFYTDNPKTCPDYGRIINQRHFKRIMAMVEGSTIAAGGENDESACYIAPTILRDVKPEGKVMQDEIFGPLLPIMTVSGLDEAIKYINKNEKPLALYVFTHDNKVIQRVKEETSSGALLANDCLVHYSVSSLPFGGVGHSGMGHYHGKFSFDQLSHMRACLIKKLNMEGVNSMRYPPLTLNKLGWARFFILKSKDMGRIGRMALVSVLAVMAAVVLQNLVF, from the exons atGTCCCGGGAGGAGCAGGCAGTGGCTCGAGCCAGGAAAGCCTTTGAAACAGGCAGGTCCAAATCTTTAGATTACCGGATATTGCAGCTGAGGAACATCCAGCGGTTCatcactgagagacagaaagagatttCAGATGCCATGAGGAAAGACCTCCATAGG AGCGAGGTGACCACCCAGATTTTTGAGACTCTGGGTGTGGAGCACGAAATCGACCTGATCACCAGCAAGCTGAAGGAGTGGGCGGCCCCTCGGCCCGTGGAGAAGAACGTGATGACTATGATGGACACCGTCTACATCCAGCCGGAACCACTGGGAGTGGTGCTTATCATCGGGGCCTGGAATTACCCCTGGGCTCTCACCCTCCAGCCGCTCCTCGGAGCCATCGCTGCTG GTAATGCTGCTGTGATCAAGCCCTCTGAGGTCTCTGTTCACACTGCAAAGGTCATGGAGGACCTGCTGCCCCTTTACATCGACAAA GAGCTTTACCCTGTAGTGAATGGAGGCGTGCCAGAGACTCAGGAGCTGCTGCGCCACAGGTTCGACCACATCTTCTACACCGGCAGCACCATGGTGGGCAAGGTGATCATGGAGGCTGCTGCCAAACACCTGACACCCGTCACCCTGGAGTTGGGCGGCAAGAGTCCCTGCTACATTGACAAGAACTGTGACCTAAGCACAGCCTGCAG GCGTATTGCCTGGGGAAAGTACAGTAACTGTGGTCAGATCTGCATCTCCCCAGACTACGTCCTCTGTGAGCCCAGCATCCAGAACCAGGTCATCGCAGAGGTCAAGAAGGCCATTAAG GACTTCTACACAGACAACCCAAAGACCTGCCCTGACTACGGACGCATCATCAACCAGCGCCACTTCAAGAGGATAATGGCCATGGTGGAGGGCAGCACCATCGCTGCGGGGGGAGAAAATGACGAGTCAGCGTGCTACATAG cCCCCACAATTCTGCGGGACGTGAAGCCAGAGGGAAAGGTGATGCAGGACGAGATATTCGGGCCTCTGCTTCCCATCATGACGGTCAGCGGCCTGGATGAAGCGATCAAGTATATCAATAAGAATGAGAAACCTCTGGCCCTGTATGTCTTCACACACGATAACAAG GTGATACAGAGAGTCAAGGAGGAGACCTCCAGTGGAGCCCTGCTGGCCAACGACTGTCTTGTGCACTATTCTGTCAGCTCTCTGCCTTTTGGAGGAGTGG GACACAGTGGGATGGGTCACTACCATGGCAAGTTCAGCTTTGACCAGCTGAGCCACATGCGTGCTTGTCTCATCAAAAAGCTGAACATGGAGGGGGTTAACAGCATGCGGTACCCGCCGCTCACACTCAACAAACTGGGCTGGGCACGCTTCTTCATCCTGAAGTCCAAAGACATGGGCCGGATTGGACGGATGGCGCTTGTAAGCGTCCTGGCTGTGAtggctgctgttgtgctgcag aatctTGTCTTTTGA